A genomic region of Antennarius striatus isolate MH-2024 chromosome 2, ASM4005453v1, whole genome shotgun sequence contains the following coding sequences:
- the l1cama gene encoding neural cell adhesion molecule L1.2 isoform X2: MSHLQRQQPGSRRQSSSRLLPFLLLLLTLSDQPSQAAIHIPSNFKRPPVITTQPESVTVFSVEDLVMSCEATGNPPPIFRWTKDGMEFDPGNDPELKVSEHPGSSAFFTLSNTMDTLKQYKGKYVCYASNELGTAVSNEVTLSIDAPPSQQKEKKMNMKAEEGSSIVLKCNPPESSMQPIIHWMDWRLHHIQLSDRVVVGKDGNLYFAHVTTEDSRDDYTCNVQYLTTRTILAKEPITLTVNPSNSVLRNRRPHMMRPTGLHSTYHTLRGQTLELECIVQGLPTPSVTWLRKDGELSESRTTKDMFDRRLRFTNISESDGGEYQCIADNFQGKAVHTYTVTVEAAPYWTNGPVNQLYAPGETVKIDCQADGIPTPTIRWTINGIPFSEIEKDPRRTLTASKSLILADVNFADTAVYQCQASNKHGTILTNANVYVIELPPQILTEDGNSYTFAEGQKALLECETFGSPKPSVVWESSATSSLLADPRVNFLTSGGLEISNVTHDDAGIYFCSVQNYNLSVKAELEVLNRTVILSPPQALKVQPGKTAIFTCLSVVDPKIVSPLILWRKNNQKLIESPIDEKYTFEGPDLIIANVGPDDEGVYTCQVITKVDMAEASSTLTLCDRPDPPALLQITEAKHRAVTLTWTPGDDHNSPVLEYVIEFEDQGSKEKSWEELKRVGGNKKRANLHLWPYMSYHFRVIAINDVGKSDPSKPSDIHNTDAEAPDNNPEDVRSESAEPDTLVINWEEMAKRNFNGPDFKYRVQWRRVVGSGPNWNTNYTTAPPFIVSDIGNFSAFEMKVQAVNEKGEGPEADPVIGYSGEDVPLEAPMDVGIVILNSTTIRVTWAPVEKDTIRGILLGYKIYLTRIGSRGHHRAHRAREPENTLVIVTAAKEERKVISDLRPYSHYSLEVTVFNSKGEGPPSEKESFKTHEGVPGPPTNLILESPSETEMTLHWRPPHQPNGVLIGYLLQYQQVVESDDSPMQVETIDDPTVTHLTLRGLDRHSHYRFYLRGRTAAGDGEPVKREGATTLDGAPPANISLSVGERLLNLSWVAKKRHRNVHFQIFYLNKNDGSEWKKTEKVNSSQSFFQLQGLTPGSHYRLRFTYSNATFWETDIETEGTGVTEVQQGFATQGWFIGVVSAIVLLLLILLILCFIKRSKGGKYSVKDKEEGPMDSEARPMKDETFGEYSDLEEKRTASQPSLGEDSKLCSEDNLDFNGSSAVTTELNMDESLASQFSRPSEGGLPESSLLNPTTVSSATNGMANSVTVLD, from the exons ATGTCTCACCTGCAGCGACAGCAGCCTGGCAGTAGGAGGCAGTCCTCCTCCCGcctcctccctttcctcctcctcctcctcaccctctctGACCAGCCCAGCCAAGCAGCCATACACATACCTTCCAACT TCAAGAGGCCTCCAGTGATTACAACACAGCCAGAGTCCGTCACCGTCTTCAGCGTTGAAGATCTTGTCATGAGCTGCGAAGCCACTGGCAACCCTCCACCCAT CTTCCGCTGGACAAAGGATGGGATGGAGTTTGATCCGGGCAACGATCCTGAGCTGAAGGTTTCTGAACACCCTGGCTCATCAGCATTCTTCACACTCAGTAATACCATGGACACCTTGAAGCAGTACAAAGGAAAATATGTATGCTACGCGTCCAACGAGCTGGGGACGGCCGTATCCAACGAGGTCACACTCAGCATCGATG CTCCCCCATCCcagcaaaaagagaaaaaaatgaacatgaagGCCGAGGAGGGAAGCAGCATTGTTCTGAAGTGTAACCCCCCAGAGAGCTCGATGCAGCCCATCATTCACTGGATGGACTGGC GTCTGCATCATATCCAGCTAAGTGACAGAGTGGTTGTTGGGAAGGATGGAAACTTATACTTTGCCCATGTGACAACTGAAGACAGCAGGGATGACTACACCTGCAATGTCCAGTACCTGACAACACGCACCATTCTGGCTAAGGAACCCATCACTCTGACTGTCAATCCCT cCAACTCGGTGCTGCGGAACAGAAGGCCCCACATGATGAGACCTACTGGACTCCACAGCACTTACCACACTCTGAGGGGCCAGACTCTTGAGCTTGAGTGCATAGTCCAAGGCCT TCCAACTCCCAGTGTGACGTGGCTGAGGAAAGACGGCGAGCTTTCTGAATCTCGGACCACTAAAGATATGTTTGACCGCCGCCTGCGCTTCACTAATATCTCTGAGAGCGACGGGGGTGAATACCAGTGTATAGCTGATAACTTCCAAGGGAAGGCTGTACACACTTACACTGTGACTGTGGAAG CGGCTCCTTACTGGACTAATGGTCCAGTCAATCAGTTGTACGCTCCAGGTGAGACTGTCAAGATAGACTGCCAAGCAGATGGGATCCCCACCCCTACCATCAGGTGGACGATCAATGGGATCCCCTTCTCAG AAATAGAAAAGGACCCCAGACGTACTCTGACAGCGAGCAAATCTCTCATCCTAGCAGATGTCAATTTTGCAGACACTGCTGTCTACCAGTGCCAGGCCTCCAACAAGCATGGGACAATCCTCACCAATGCTAATGTCTATGTCATAG AGCTGCCTCCTCAGATCCTCACTGAGGATGGGAATAGCTACACATTTGCAGAGGGACAGAAAGCTTTGCTAGAATGTGAAACCTTTGGTTCTCCTAAACCCAGCGTCGTATG GGAGAGCAGTGCCACTTCCTCCCTTCTGGCTGATCCCAGAGTTAATTTTCTCACTAGTGGGGGACTGGAAATCTCAAACGTAACCCACGACGATGCAGGCATCTACTTCTGCTCTGTACAGAACTACAACCTCTCTGTCAAGGCCGAGCTGGAAGTGCTCA ACAGGACAGTGATCCTGTCGCCTCCACAGGCTCTAAAAGTACAGCCTGGGAAGACAGCAATCTTTACTTGCTTGTCTGTCGTTGACCCAAAAATTGTCTCTCCTCTCATTCTGTGGAGAAAGAACAATCAGAAGCTCATTGAATCCCCCATTGATGAAAA ATACACATTTGAAGGACCAGACCTGATAATAGCAAATGTGGGACCAGATGATGAGGGCGTGTACACATGTCAGGTTATCACCAAGGTGGACATGGCTGAAGCCAGCAGCACACTCACTCTATGTG ACCGCCCAGACCCCCCTGCCCTCCTCCAGATCACTGAAGCTAAACATCGTGCAGTCACCCTCACCTGGACTCCAGGAGACGACCACAACAGCCCTGTGCTAG AGTATGTGATTGAGTTTGAGGACCAAGGCTCAAAGGAGAAGAGTTGGGAAGAGCTGAAAAGAGTAGGAGGCAACAAGAAGCGTGCTAACCTTCATCTGTGGCCCTACATGTCTTACCATTTCCGGGTCATTGCCATCAATGATGTAGGAAAGAGTGACCCCAGCAAACCATCTGACATCCATAACACAGATGCTGAAG CTCCAGATAATAATCCTGAAGACGTGAGGAGCGAGTCCGCAGAACCAGATACCCTCGTCATCAACTGGGAG GAAATGGCCAAACGTAACTTCAATGGACCTGACTTTAAATACCGGGTACAATGGAGGCGCGTGGTTGGGAGCGGGCCAAACTGGAACACCAATTACACGACTGCACCACCATTCATTGTCAGTGACATTGGAAACTTCTCTGCCTTCGAAATGAAAGTCCAGGCTGTCAATGAGAAGGGAGAAGGACCTGAGGCAGACCCTGTTATTGGCTACTCAGGAGAGGATG TTCCGTTGGAGGCTCCAATGGATGTAGGCATCGTAATATTGAACAGCACCACCATCAGGGTGACCTGGGCCCCTGTGGAGAAAGACACCATCAGAGGAATCCTCTTGGGATACAAG ATCTACCTGACCAGAATCGGCTCCAGGGGACACCACCGAGCACACAGGGCCAGGGAGCCAGAGAACACTCTGGTGATTGTTACTGCTgccaaagaggagaggaaggtgaTCAGTGATCTTAGACCCTACTCCCACTATTCCCTGGAGGTCACTGTTTTCAACAGCAAGGGAGAGGGACCTCCTTCTGAGAAAGAGTCCTTCAAAACCCATGAGGGAG TTCCTGGTCCTCCCACAAACTTGATCCTTGAAAGTCCTTCAGAGACGGAAATGACCCTCCACTGGAGGCCACCTCATCAGCCCAATGGAGTCCTCATTGGGTATCTACTGCAATACCAACAGG TCGTGGAAAGCGATGACAGCCCTATGCAGGTAGAGACAATAGATGACCCCACGGTCACCCACCTCACCCTGAGGGGCCTGGACCGTCATAGCCACTACCGCTTCTACCTGAGGGGACGTACTGCTGCAGGGGATGGAGAGCCTGTCAAGAGGGAAGGTGCTACCACTCTGGATGGAG CACCTCCTGCCAACATCAGCCTGTCTGTGGGGGAAAGGTTGCTTAACCTTAGTTGGGTGGCAAAGAAGAGACACAGGAATGTTCACTTCCAGATCTTCTACCTGAACAAAAATG ATGGCAGTGAATGGAAGAAGACAGAGAAAGTGAACTCCTCTCAGTCTTTCTTTCAACTCCAGGGCCTGACTCCAGGCTCTCATTATCGTTTACGGTTCACCTACAGCAATGCCACCTTCTGGGAGACTGACATTGAGACAGAAGGAACAG GGGTGACAGAGGTGCAGCAAGGGTTTGCAACACAGGGCTGGTTCATTGGTGTCGTGAGTGccattgtgctgctgctgctaataCTGCTTATTCTCTGCTTCATCAAGAGGAGTAAAGGGGGGAAGTATTCAG TTAAAGACAAAGAAGAGGGTCCAATGGACTCAGAAGCACGACCCATGAAGGACGAGACATTTGGAGAGTATAG TGACCTTGAGGAGAAGCGAACGGCCAGCCAGCCATCCCTTGGTGAGGACAGTAAGCTGTGCAGCGAGGACAACCTGGACTTCAATGGCAGCAGCGCCGTAACCACGGAGCTCAACATGGATGAGTCTCTGGCCAGCCAATTCAGTCGGCCCAGTGAGGGTGGGCTGCCAGAGAGCTCACTGCTCAACCCCACCACCGTCTCCTCAGCTACTAACGGCATGGCCAACTCAGTCACCGTCCTCGATTAG
- the l1cama gene encoding neural cell adhesion molecule L1.2 isoform X1 → MSHLQRQQPGSRRQSSSRLLPFLLLLLTLSDQPSQAAIHIPSNYYISDLKRPPVITTQPESVTVFSVEDLVMSCEATGNPPPIFRWTKDGMEFDPGNDPELKVSEHPGSSAFFTLSNTMDTLKQYKGKYVCYASNELGTAVSNEVTLSIDAPPSQQKEKKMNMKAEEGSSIVLKCNPPESSMQPIIHWMDWRLHHIQLSDRVVVGKDGNLYFAHVTTEDSRDDYTCNVQYLTTRTILAKEPITLTVNPSNSVLRNRRPHMMRPTGLHSTYHTLRGQTLELECIVQGLPTPSVTWLRKDGELSESRTTKDMFDRRLRFTNISESDGGEYQCIADNFQGKAVHTYTVTVEAAPYWTNGPVNQLYAPGETVKIDCQADGIPTPTIRWTINGIPFSEIEKDPRRTLTASKSLILADVNFADTAVYQCQASNKHGTILTNANVYVIELPPQILTEDGNSYTFAEGQKALLECETFGSPKPSVVWESSATSSLLADPRVNFLTSGGLEISNVTHDDAGIYFCSVQNYNLSVKAELEVLNRTVILSPPQALKVQPGKTAIFTCLSVVDPKIVSPLILWRKNNQKLIESPIDEKYTFEGPDLIIANVGPDDEGVYTCQVITKVDMAEASSTLTLCDRPDPPALLQITEAKHRAVTLTWTPGDDHNSPVLEYVIEFEDQGSKEKSWEELKRVGGNKKRANLHLWPYMSYHFRVIAINDVGKSDPSKPSDIHNTDAEAPDNNPEDVRSESAEPDTLVINWEEMAKRNFNGPDFKYRVQWRRVVGSGPNWNTNYTTAPPFIVSDIGNFSAFEMKVQAVNEKGEGPEADPVIGYSGEDVPLEAPMDVGIVILNSTTIRVTWAPVEKDTIRGILLGYKIYLTRIGSRGHHRAHRAREPENTLVIVTAAKEERKVISDLRPYSHYSLEVTVFNSKGEGPPSEKESFKTHEGVPGPPTNLILESPSETEMTLHWRPPHQPNGVLIGYLLQYQQVVESDDSPMQVETIDDPTVTHLTLRGLDRHSHYRFYLRGRTAAGDGEPVKREGATTLDGAPPANISLSVGERLLNLSWVAKKRHRNVHFQIFYLNKNDGSEWKKTEKVNSSQSFFQLQGLTPGSHYRLRFTYSNATFWETDIETEGTGVTEVQQGFATQGWFIGVVSAIVLLLLILLILCFIKRSKGGKYSVKDKEEGPMDSEARPMKDETFGEYSDLEEKRTASQPSLGEDSKLCSEDNLDFNGSSAVTTELNMDESLASQFSRPSEGGLPESSLLNPTTVSSATNGMANSVTVLD, encoded by the exons ATGTCTCACCTGCAGCGACAGCAGCCTGGCAGTAGGAGGCAGTCCTCCTCCCGcctcctccctttcctcctcctcctcctcaccctctctGACCAGCCCAGCCAAGCAGCCATACACATACCTTCCAACT ACTACATAAGTGATC TCAAGAGGCCTCCAGTGATTACAACACAGCCAGAGTCCGTCACCGTCTTCAGCGTTGAAGATCTTGTCATGAGCTGCGAAGCCACTGGCAACCCTCCACCCAT CTTCCGCTGGACAAAGGATGGGATGGAGTTTGATCCGGGCAACGATCCTGAGCTGAAGGTTTCTGAACACCCTGGCTCATCAGCATTCTTCACACTCAGTAATACCATGGACACCTTGAAGCAGTACAAAGGAAAATATGTATGCTACGCGTCCAACGAGCTGGGGACGGCCGTATCCAACGAGGTCACACTCAGCATCGATG CTCCCCCATCCcagcaaaaagagaaaaaaatgaacatgaagGCCGAGGAGGGAAGCAGCATTGTTCTGAAGTGTAACCCCCCAGAGAGCTCGATGCAGCCCATCATTCACTGGATGGACTGGC GTCTGCATCATATCCAGCTAAGTGACAGAGTGGTTGTTGGGAAGGATGGAAACTTATACTTTGCCCATGTGACAACTGAAGACAGCAGGGATGACTACACCTGCAATGTCCAGTACCTGACAACACGCACCATTCTGGCTAAGGAACCCATCACTCTGACTGTCAATCCCT cCAACTCGGTGCTGCGGAACAGAAGGCCCCACATGATGAGACCTACTGGACTCCACAGCACTTACCACACTCTGAGGGGCCAGACTCTTGAGCTTGAGTGCATAGTCCAAGGCCT TCCAACTCCCAGTGTGACGTGGCTGAGGAAAGACGGCGAGCTTTCTGAATCTCGGACCACTAAAGATATGTTTGACCGCCGCCTGCGCTTCACTAATATCTCTGAGAGCGACGGGGGTGAATACCAGTGTATAGCTGATAACTTCCAAGGGAAGGCTGTACACACTTACACTGTGACTGTGGAAG CGGCTCCTTACTGGACTAATGGTCCAGTCAATCAGTTGTACGCTCCAGGTGAGACTGTCAAGATAGACTGCCAAGCAGATGGGATCCCCACCCCTACCATCAGGTGGACGATCAATGGGATCCCCTTCTCAG AAATAGAAAAGGACCCCAGACGTACTCTGACAGCGAGCAAATCTCTCATCCTAGCAGATGTCAATTTTGCAGACACTGCTGTCTACCAGTGCCAGGCCTCCAACAAGCATGGGACAATCCTCACCAATGCTAATGTCTATGTCATAG AGCTGCCTCCTCAGATCCTCACTGAGGATGGGAATAGCTACACATTTGCAGAGGGACAGAAAGCTTTGCTAGAATGTGAAACCTTTGGTTCTCCTAAACCCAGCGTCGTATG GGAGAGCAGTGCCACTTCCTCCCTTCTGGCTGATCCCAGAGTTAATTTTCTCACTAGTGGGGGACTGGAAATCTCAAACGTAACCCACGACGATGCAGGCATCTACTTCTGCTCTGTACAGAACTACAACCTCTCTGTCAAGGCCGAGCTGGAAGTGCTCA ACAGGACAGTGATCCTGTCGCCTCCACAGGCTCTAAAAGTACAGCCTGGGAAGACAGCAATCTTTACTTGCTTGTCTGTCGTTGACCCAAAAATTGTCTCTCCTCTCATTCTGTGGAGAAAGAACAATCAGAAGCTCATTGAATCCCCCATTGATGAAAA ATACACATTTGAAGGACCAGACCTGATAATAGCAAATGTGGGACCAGATGATGAGGGCGTGTACACATGTCAGGTTATCACCAAGGTGGACATGGCTGAAGCCAGCAGCACACTCACTCTATGTG ACCGCCCAGACCCCCCTGCCCTCCTCCAGATCACTGAAGCTAAACATCGTGCAGTCACCCTCACCTGGACTCCAGGAGACGACCACAACAGCCCTGTGCTAG AGTATGTGATTGAGTTTGAGGACCAAGGCTCAAAGGAGAAGAGTTGGGAAGAGCTGAAAAGAGTAGGAGGCAACAAGAAGCGTGCTAACCTTCATCTGTGGCCCTACATGTCTTACCATTTCCGGGTCATTGCCATCAATGATGTAGGAAAGAGTGACCCCAGCAAACCATCTGACATCCATAACACAGATGCTGAAG CTCCAGATAATAATCCTGAAGACGTGAGGAGCGAGTCCGCAGAACCAGATACCCTCGTCATCAACTGGGAG GAAATGGCCAAACGTAACTTCAATGGACCTGACTTTAAATACCGGGTACAATGGAGGCGCGTGGTTGGGAGCGGGCCAAACTGGAACACCAATTACACGACTGCACCACCATTCATTGTCAGTGACATTGGAAACTTCTCTGCCTTCGAAATGAAAGTCCAGGCTGTCAATGAGAAGGGAGAAGGACCTGAGGCAGACCCTGTTATTGGCTACTCAGGAGAGGATG TTCCGTTGGAGGCTCCAATGGATGTAGGCATCGTAATATTGAACAGCACCACCATCAGGGTGACCTGGGCCCCTGTGGAGAAAGACACCATCAGAGGAATCCTCTTGGGATACAAG ATCTACCTGACCAGAATCGGCTCCAGGGGACACCACCGAGCACACAGGGCCAGGGAGCCAGAGAACACTCTGGTGATTGTTACTGCTgccaaagaggagaggaaggtgaTCAGTGATCTTAGACCCTACTCCCACTATTCCCTGGAGGTCACTGTTTTCAACAGCAAGGGAGAGGGACCTCCTTCTGAGAAAGAGTCCTTCAAAACCCATGAGGGAG TTCCTGGTCCTCCCACAAACTTGATCCTTGAAAGTCCTTCAGAGACGGAAATGACCCTCCACTGGAGGCCACCTCATCAGCCCAATGGAGTCCTCATTGGGTATCTACTGCAATACCAACAGG TCGTGGAAAGCGATGACAGCCCTATGCAGGTAGAGACAATAGATGACCCCACGGTCACCCACCTCACCCTGAGGGGCCTGGACCGTCATAGCCACTACCGCTTCTACCTGAGGGGACGTACTGCTGCAGGGGATGGAGAGCCTGTCAAGAGGGAAGGTGCTACCACTCTGGATGGAG CACCTCCTGCCAACATCAGCCTGTCTGTGGGGGAAAGGTTGCTTAACCTTAGTTGGGTGGCAAAGAAGAGACACAGGAATGTTCACTTCCAGATCTTCTACCTGAACAAAAATG ATGGCAGTGAATGGAAGAAGACAGAGAAAGTGAACTCCTCTCAGTCTTTCTTTCAACTCCAGGGCCTGACTCCAGGCTCTCATTATCGTTTACGGTTCACCTACAGCAATGCCACCTTCTGGGAGACTGACATTGAGACAGAAGGAACAG GGGTGACAGAGGTGCAGCAAGGGTTTGCAACACAGGGCTGGTTCATTGGTGTCGTGAGTGccattgtgctgctgctgctaataCTGCTTATTCTCTGCTTCATCAAGAGGAGTAAAGGGGGGAAGTATTCAG TTAAAGACAAAGAAGAGGGTCCAATGGACTCAGAAGCACGACCCATGAAGGACGAGACATTTGGAGAGTATAG TGACCTTGAGGAGAAGCGAACGGCCAGCCAGCCATCCCTTGGTGAGGACAGTAAGCTGTGCAGCGAGGACAACCTGGACTTCAATGGCAGCAGCGCCGTAACCACGGAGCTCAACATGGATGAGTCTCTGGCCAGCCAATTCAGTCGGCCCAGTGAGGGTGGGCTGCCAGAGAGCTCACTGCTCAACCCCACCACCGTCTCCTCAGCTACTAACGGCATGGCCAACTCAGTCACCGTCCTCGATTAG
- the ribc1 gene encoding RIB43A-like with coiled-coils protein 1, translated as MYKVDLPVDRSIERAVDRRRSADAARKSRILNTRLRVMGLDLDALNKQVQEKKLKKNMEMNRDRAFDKLREYHNDMLLQQDADGSKKRAALRTDLTQYWAAQEQDSQDADIKCDLKGAFSISFPESELGPASMQIFQGEGIGEEQKKREQMKKTQTDLLAQMQDNEQRLLRDKHREMLISKELVHQDFKRVQLQALEMECKKDAQIALHNGNQALAAAQAEKMKEQDRREEMQNLAEMFHTLTSDMMTEAAERDVGGRRPPRPLIDRWKGMSPEQLSAIHRKREEQRIERQRQRHAEKVQNAAWELHLLKLSREAEEGDKRAEDLRREKRIQMDHYNKQLARDQQAYQEFLNKKLYTNKPTEDFFTQFNTSSR; from the exons ATGTACAAAGTGGATTTGCCTGTGGACCGGTCCATAGAACGGGCTGTGGACAGGCGAAGGTCTGCAGACGCCGCACGCAAGTCCAGGATCCTCAACACTCGTCTCCGGGTGATGGGCCTCGACCTTGATGCTCTCAATAAACAGGTCCAGGAGAAGAAGCTAAAGAAAAACATGGAGATGAACCGGGACAGAGCTTTTG ATAAATTGAGAGAATACCATAACGACATGCTACTGCAGCAAGATGCTGATGGAAGTAAGAAACGGGCAGCCTTACGCACTGACCTGACTCAGTATTGGGCTGCTCAGGAACAAGACTCACAAGATGCTGATATTAAGTGTGACCTGAAGGGGGCATTCAGTATCTCCTTTCCAGAGTCTGAGCTGGGGCCTGCAAGTATGCAAATCTTTCAG GGAGAAGGAATCGGAgaggaacaaaaaaagagagaacaaatGAAGAAGACACAAACAGATCTGCTAGCACAGATGCAAGACAATGAGCAACGGCTCCTAAGAGACAAGCACAGAG aaatGCTCATAAGCAAAGAGTTGGTGCATCAGGACTTCAAGAGGGTTCAGCTGCAGGCACTTGAGATGGAGTGTAAGAAAGATGCCCAGATAGCTCTTCACAATGGCAATCAAGCTCTG GCTGCAGCACAAGCTGAGAAAATGAAGGAGCAGGACAGGAGGGAGGAAATGCAAAATCTTGCAGAGATGTTTCACACTCTGACATCTGACATGATGACAGAGGCTGCAGAAAGAGATGTGGGAGGAAGGAGGCCACCTCGTCCCCTGATAGACAGGTGGAAAGGGATGAGTCCTGAACAGCTTAGCGCCATccacaggaagagagaagaacAACGCATTGAAAGACAG AGACAGCGTCACGCAGAAAAGGTTCAGAATGCAGCTTGGGAACTCCACCTCCTGAAGCTGTCAAGAGAAGCAGAGGAGGGGGACAAAAGAGCAGAGGATCTGAGAAGGGAGAAAAGGATCCAGATGGATCATTACAACAAGCAGCTGGCCAGAGACCAACAGGCATA TCAGGAGTTCCTGAACAAGAAGCTGTACACTAACAAACCCACTGAGGACTTCTTTACTCAATTTAACACCAGCTCCCGCTGA